In a genomic window of Gossypium arboreum isolate Shixiya-1 chromosome 7, ASM2569848v2, whole genome shotgun sequence:
- the LOC108486383 gene encoding VQ motif-containing protein 22-like, with translation MSSPTNWSHFYHQNLSNQEQESFDEQGYDATVVTTVTATSSGGHLSPEGRVGKPARKRSRASRRTPTTLLNTDPTNFRAMVQQFTGGPSAVRFASDSVHLGGPDFGFGIRQPNAINPGSLTVPPAGFQLQYQQQQQLQLTQHQNQAYMFSRLGGNNPRLDMEHGSEQFVAEGGSSQVPPFRTGSSNENTSNTSFMF, from the coding sequence ATGTCAAGTCCCACTAATTGGTCTCATTTTTACCACCAAAATCTTTCCAACCAAGAACAAGAATCATTCGACGAGCAAGGCTACGACGCCACCGTCGTTACCACCGTGACAGCCACTTCAAGCGGTGGTCATTTGAGTCCTGAAGGCCGAGTTGGGAAACCAGCTCGGAAACGATCAAGGGCTTCAAGGCGAACCCCTACGACTTTGCTTAACACCGACCCGACGAATTTCCGAGCCATGGTTCAACAGTTCACCGGCGGTCCGAGCGCAGTACGCTTTGCATCGGACTCGGTTCACCTTGGTGGACCGGATTTCGGGTTCGGTATACGTCAACCGAATGCTATTAACCCCGGTTCTCTTACAGTTCCTCCGGCCGGATTTCAGCTACAATATCAACAACAACAGCAGCTTCAATTAACGCAACATCAAAACCAGGCGTACATGTTTTCAAGACTTGGGGGGAATAATCCTAGACTGGACATGGAACATGGGTCTGAACAGTTCGTTGCAGAGGGTGGTTCATCGCAGGTTCCTCCTTTTAGAACCGGTTCCTCTAATGAGAACACGAGTAACACTTCATTCATGTTTTGA